In Arthrobacter sp. B3I4, the following proteins share a genomic window:
- a CDS encoding mannose-1-phosphate guanylyltransferase: MTTDNVPSHESAREIAADSPLDRFIAVIPAGGVGTRLWPLSRAAAPKFLHDLTGSGSTLLRATYDRLEPLAGSRMLVVTGNAHREAVCRQLPEVHDADLVLESEPKDSGAAIGLAAAILYERDPDTIMGSFAADQVISPDDLFQEAVREAIYTAAAGKIVTIGIKPTHPSTGFGYIRAGDTLSVPGAPNAHTVVEFVEKPSEEVAQQYVDSGEYVWNAGMFVAPVSLMLKHLEANQPELFTGLQEIAKAWDTPLRDEVTARVWPTLPKIAIDYAVAEPAAAAGDVAVVPGTFRWDDVGDFASVGRLNSAKEVDEVTVIGAGARVFTENASGVVVTDTKRVIALIGIKDVVIVDTPDALLVTTKAHSQRVKAAVDALKASGDTDVL, from the coding sequence ATGACTACAGACAATGTGCCCAGCCACGAGTCGGCCCGGGAGATCGCGGCCGACTCCCCGCTCGACCGTTTCATTGCGGTGATCCCCGCCGGCGGCGTGGGGACCCGGCTCTGGCCGCTGTCCCGGGCTGCCGCGCCGAAGTTCCTGCATGACCTCACCGGGTCCGGCAGCACCTTGCTCCGCGCGACCTACGACCGGCTCGAGCCGCTCGCCGGCAGCCGCATGCTGGTTGTCACCGGCAACGCGCACCGCGAGGCCGTCTGCCGCCAGTTGCCGGAGGTGCACGACGCTGACCTCGTCCTGGAAAGCGAACCCAAGGATTCCGGCGCGGCCATCGGCCTCGCCGCCGCCATCCTGTACGAGCGCGACCCGGACACCATCATGGGCTCCTTCGCAGCAGACCAGGTCATCAGCCCCGACGATCTGTTCCAGGAGGCCGTCAGGGAAGCTATCTACACCGCGGCGGCCGGCAAGATCGTCACCATCGGCATCAAGCCCACGCACCCGTCCACCGGCTTCGGCTACATCCGCGCCGGCGACACGCTCAGCGTTCCCGGCGCCCCGAACGCCCACACCGTGGTGGAGTTCGTCGAAAAGCCCAGTGAGGAAGTCGCCCAGCAGTACGTGGACAGCGGCGAATACGTCTGGAACGCGGGCATGTTCGTCGCACCGGTCTCGCTGATGCTCAAGCACCTGGAGGCGAACCAGCCGGAGCTCTTCACCGGGCTGCAGGAGATCGCCAAGGCCTGGGACACCCCGCTGCGCGACGAGGTCACGGCTCGCGTCTGGCCCACCCTGCCGAAAATCGCCATCGACTACGCCGTCGCCGAGCCGGCCGCGGCCGCCGGGGACGTCGCCGTCGTGCCCGGCACCTTCCGCTGGGACGACGTCGGGGACTTCGCCTCCGTCGGCAGGCTGAACAGCGCCAAGGAGGTCGACGAGGTCACCGTGATCGGCGCCGGCGCCCGCGTGTTCACCGAAAACGCCAGCGGCGTGGTGGTCACTGACACCAAGCGCGTCATCGCCCTGATCGGGATTAAGGACGTGGTGATCGTCGACACGCCTGATGCGCTGCTCGTGACCACCAAGGCGCACTCGCAGCGGGTTAAGGCCGCGGTGGACGCGCTCAAGGCCAGCGGGGACACGGACGTCCTTTAG
- the sdhC gene encoding succinate dehydrogenase, cytochrome b556 subunit — protein MPTKPAGTLYRGREGMWSWVGHRVTGVVIFFFLLVHVLDTSLVRVSPEAYTAVIGAYKNPLMALGETGLVAAIVFHAFNGLRIIAIDFWKKGAKYQRQMLWTVLGLWVVVMIGFSIRHLSLALGGH, from the coding sequence GTGCCGACAAAACCAGCTGGCACCTTGTACCGCGGCCGTGAAGGCATGTGGTCCTGGGTAGGACACCGCGTTACCGGTGTAGTGATCTTTTTCTTCTTGTTGGTCCACGTGCTGGACACCTCATTGGTGCGTGTGTCCCCCGAGGCCTACACCGCAGTGATCGGTGCGTACAAGAACCCCCTTATGGCCCTGGGTGAAACGGGCCTCGTCGCAGCGATCGTGTTCCACGCCTTTAACGGCCTGCGCATTATCGCCATCGACTTCTGGAAGAAGGGCGCGAAGTACCAGCGCCAGATGCTGTGGACGGTCCTGGGTCTCTGGGTCGTCGTCATGATCGGCTTCTCCATCCGCCACCTGTCGCTCGCCCTCGGAGGTCACTAG
- a CDS encoding succinate dehydrogenase hydrophobic membrane anchor subunit — translation MDAAQIQSPRAAKVGAGRVAPEYNRSGGSKGNFEMLAWLFMRLSGVVLVVLIFGHLTVNLLVGEGIHAIDFGFVAGKWADPFWQVWDLAMLWLAMLHGTNGVRTIINDYAEKDTTRRWLKTVLYAAAAAIVILGTLVIFTFNPCPVVNGVQLPGGFCPAP, via the coding sequence ATGGATGCAGCACAAATTCAGAGCCCGCGCGCGGCCAAGGTCGGTGCCGGCCGCGTTGCCCCGGAGTACAACCGCAGCGGCGGCTCCAAGGGCAACTTCGAAATGCTGGCATGGCTCTTCATGCGGCTTTCCGGCGTCGTCCTGGTGGTCCTGATCTTTGGCCACCTGACCGTCAACCTCCTGGTGGGCGAAGGCATCCACGCCATCGACTTCGGCTTCGTCGCCGGCAAGTGGGCCGACCCCTTCTGGCAGGTCTGGGACCTCGCCATGCTGTGGCTCGCCATGCTGCACGGCACCAACGGTGTCCGCACGATCATCAACGACTACGCCGAAAAGGACACCACCCGGCGCTGGCTGAAGACGGTTCTCTACGCGGCCGCCGCCGCGATCGTCATCCTCGGCACCCTGGTGATCTTCACGTTCAACCCGTGCCCCGTGGTCAACGGCGTGCAGCTGCCCGGCGGGTTCTGCCCCGCTCCGTAG
- the sdhA gene encoding succinate dehydrogenase flavoprotein subunit, translated as MQVHKYDVVIVGAGGAGMRAAIESGQRARTAVLTKLYPTRSHTGAAQGGMCAALANVEEDNWEWHTFDTIKGGDYLVDQDAAEVMAKEAIDAVLDLEKMGLPFNRTPEGRIDQRRFGGHTRDHGKAPVRRACYAADRTGHMILQTLYQNCVKHNVEFYNEYYVLDLLTVEEDAVREDGTPYKQKRVAGVVSYDLASGELHVFQAKSVVFASGGAGKVFKTTSNAHTLTGDGMGIAFRRGIPLEDMEFFQFHPTGLAGLGILLSEAARGEGAILRNSEGERFMERYAPTIKDLAPRDIVARSMANEVREGRGCGPNKDYVLLDLTHLEPAHIDAKLPDITEFARTYLGVEPYTEPVPVFPTAHYAMGGIPTNISAEVLQDNDTIIPGLYAAGEVACVSVHGSNRLGTNSLLDINVFGKRAGVAAAEYAKTADYVELPADPEAYTLNLLDHVRTANGTEKVAQIRKELQDTMDANMQVFRTAETLNQVLTDIASFEERYQRISVQDKGKRFNLDLLEAVELGFLLELAKVMTVAALHREESRGGHFREDFPERDDEKFMKHSMAYKDEHAPADGSAEAIAGIRLATKPVVFTRYEPMVRKY; from the coding sequence ATGCAGGTCCACAAATACGATGTCGTCATCGTCGGTGCCGGTGGCGCCGGCATGCGGGCGGCGATCGAATCCGGTCAGCGCGCCCGAACAGCGGTACTGACCAAGCTTTACCCCACGCGCTCCCACACCGGTGCGGCGCAGGGCGGCATGTGCGCCGCCCTGGCCAACGTGGAGGAAGACAACTGGGAGTGGCACACCTTCGACACCATCAAGGGCGGCGACTACCTGGTGGACCAGGACGCCGCCGAGGTGATGGCGAAGGAAGCGATTGACGCCGTCCTGGACCTGGAAAAAATGGGCCTGCCGTTCAACCGCACGCCCGAGGGCCGGATCGACCAGCGCCGCTTCGGCGGCCACACCCGCGACCACGGCAAGGCGCCGGTCCGCCGCGCCTGCTACGCCGCGGACCGCACCGGGCACATGATCCTGCAGACCCTGTACCAAAACTGCGTCAAGCACAACGTCGAGTTCTACAACGAGTACTACGTGCTGGACCTGCTGACCGTCGAAGAGGACGCGGTCCGGGAGGATGGCACCCCCTACAAGCAGAAGCGCGTTGCCGGCGTCGTCTCCTACGACCTTGCCTCGGGCGAGCTGCACGTCTTCCAGGCCAAGTCCGTTGTGTTCGCCTCCGGCGGCGCCGGCAAGGTCTTCAAGACCACCTCCAACGCCCACACCCTGACCGGTGACGGCATGGGCATCGCGTTCCGCCGCGGCATCCCGCTGGAGGACATGGAGTTCTTCCAGTTCCACCCGACCGGCCTGGCCGGCCTGGGCATCCTGCTCTCCGAAGCGGCCCGCGGTGAGGGCGCGATCCTGCGTAACTCCGAGGGCGAGCGCTTCATGGAGCGCTACGCCCCCACCATCAAGGACCTCGCCCCGCGTGACATCGTGGCCCGGTCGATGGCCAACGAGGTCCGTGAGGGCCGCGGCTGCGGCCCGAACAAGGACTACGTCCTGCTGGACCTGACCCACCTGGAGCCGGCGCACATCGACGCCAAGCTGCCGGACATCACCGAGTTCGCCCGCACCTACCTGGGTGTGGAGCCCTACACGGAGCCGGTTCCGGTCTTCCCGACGGCGCACTACGCCATGGGCGGCATTCCCACGAACATCAGCGCCGAGGTCCTGCAGGACAACGACACGATCATCCCGGGCCTCTACGCCGCCGGTGAAGTCGCCTGCGTCTCCGTGCACGGGTCCAACCGCCTGGGCACCAACTCGCTGCTGGACATCAACGTGTTCGGCAAGCGCGCCGGCGTCGCCGCCGCCGAGTACGCGAAGACCGCGGACTACGTCGAACTGCCGGCTGATCCCGAGGCGTACACGCTGAACCTGCTGGACCACGTCCGCACCGCCAACGGCACCGAGAAGGTCGCGCAGATCCGCAAGGAACTGCAGGACACCATGGATGCCAACATGCAGGTGTTCCGCACCGCCGAGACACTGAACCAGGTCCTGACGGACATCGCTTCCTTCGAGGAGCGGTACCAGCGGATCAGCGTCCAGGACAAGGGCAAGCGGTTCAACCTGGACCTGCTCGAGGCCGTGGAACTGGGCTTCCTGCTGGAGCTCGCCAAGGTCATGACCGTGGCGGCCCTGCACCGCGAGGAATCGCGCGGCGGACACTTCCGCGAGGATTTCCCCGAGCGCGACGACGAAAAATTCATGAAGCACTCCATGGCGTACAAGGATGAGCACGCTCCTGCGGATGGTTCCGCGGAGGCGATTGCCGGCATCCGGCTTGCCACCAAACCGGTGGTCTTTACGCGCTACGAGCCGATGGTGAGGAAGTACTAA
- a CDS encoding succinate dehydrogenase iron-sulfur subunit: MTAELAEPASKIELPAGVGGGGEIPSFDVTLRVRRYNPEVSEEATWDDFHVTMYGTDRVLDALHKIKWEQDGSVSFRRSCAHGVCGSDAMRINGRNRLACKTLLKDLDTSKPITVEPIKGLPVEKDLIVDMEPFFQSFREVMPFLINRGHEPTKERLQSAEDRERFDDTTKCILCAACTSSCPVFWTDGQYFGPAAIVNAHRFIFDSRDDAGDMRLEILNDKEGVWRCRTTFNCTEACPRGIQVTQAIAEVKQAILSRRI, from the coding sequence ATGACCGCTGAACTCGCTGAGCCAGCCTCCAAAATCGAACTGCCCGCCGGCGTCGGCGGCGGCGGGGAAATCCCGTCCTTCGACGTCACCCTGCGTGTTCGCCGCTACAACCCCGAGGTCTCCGAGGAGGCCACCTGGGATGACTTCCACGTTACGATGTACGGCACCGACCGCGTCCTGGACGCCCTGCACAAGATCAAGTGGGAGCAGGACGGCAGCGTCTCCTTCCGCCGCTCCTGCGCGCACGGCGTCTGCGGTTCCGATGCCATGCGCATCAACGGCCGCAACCGGCTCGCCTGCAAGACCCTGCTGAAGGACCTGGACACGTCCAAGCCCATCACGGTCGAACCGATCAAGGGTCTGCCGGTGGAGAAGGACCTGATCGTGGACATGGAACCGTTCTTCCAGTCCTTCCGTGAAGTCATGCCGTTCCTGATCAACCGCGGCCACGAGCCCACCAAGGAACGCCTGCAGTCCGCCGAGGACCGCGAGCGGTTCGACGACACCACCAAGTGCATCCTGTGCGCCGCGTGCACCTCGTCCTGCCCGGTGTTCTGGACCGACGGGCAGTACTTCGGCCCGGCGGCGATCGTCAACGCGCACCGCTTCATCTTCGATTCCCGTGATGACGCCGGCGACATGCGCCTGGAGATCCTCAACGACAAGGAAGGCGTGTGGCGCTGCCGCACCACCTTCAACTGCACCGAGGCGTGCCCCCGCGGCATCCAGGTCACGCAGGCCATCGCCGAGGTCAAGCAGGCCATCCTGTCCCGCAGGATCTAG
- a CDS encoding S9 family peptidase, translating to MSRSEKVSFEGSTGELLSGVLDLPEGPVKGWGVFSHGFTLGKDSPAASRMCKALADNGVGMLRFDNLGLGESAGLWAEGSFSHKVADTVRAAEFMRDAGRPVSLLVGHSFGGAAVLAAAGSIPELDAVATVGAPFSPKHVAHVFDAALDRILSEGSAEVDLGGKRVEIRRHFVEDLEHADLTRHIQQLHKPLMVLHSPTDSTVGIENASNIFQTARHPRSFVSLEGSDHLLTGKGQAARAAKIISAWSDQYLDAGR from the coding sequence ATGTCCCGCTCCGAAAAAGTCTCCTTCGAAGGTTCCACCGGCGAACTGCTGTCCGGCGTTCTGGACCTCCCCGAGGGGCCGGTGAAGGGCTGGGGCGTCTTTTCCCATGGCTTCACCCTGGGCAAGGACAGTCCGGCGGCGTCGCGCATGTGCAAGGCGCTGGCGGACAACGGGGTGGGCATGCTCCGCTTTGACAACCTGGGCCTCGGCGAGTCCGCCGGGCTCTGGGCGGAAGGCTCCTTCAGCCACAAGGTCGCGGACACCGTCCGCGCCGCTGAATTCATGCGCGACGCCGGCCGTCCGGTCTCCCTGCTGGTGGGCCATTCCTTCGGCGGCGCCGCGGTGCTGGCGGCGGCCGGCAGTATCCCCGAGCTTGACGCGGTCGCCACCGTCGGCGCCCCGTTCTCACCCAAACATGTCGCGCACGTCTTCGACGCCGCCCTGGACCGGATCCTAAGCGAGGGCAGCGCGGAGGTGGACCTCGGCGGCAAGCGCGTGGAGATCCGCCGGCATTTCGTCGAAGACCTTGAGCACGCCGACCTGACCCGTCATATCCAGCAGCTGCACAAACCGCTGATGGTGCTGCACTCCCCCACCGATAGCACCGTCGGCATCGAAAACGCGAGCAACATCTTCCAGACGGCCCGGCATCCGCGCAGCTTCGTCTCGCTGGAGGGCTCCGACCACTTGCTCACCGGCAAGGGCCAGGCCGCCCGCGCGGCGAAGATTATTTCGGCGTGGTCTGATCAGTACCTCGACGCCGGAAGATAG
- a CDS encoding YihY/virulence factor BrkB family protein yields MAPNLTTSAGDRQTQQAAAKPPLPTDLAGLKLEVIRKQVELGKARRSGGGPVPAMAKVPLLLARLNTLRPLRAFQHYNLQRGPLMSAGIGFRMFFSITGLLATGFSLAGLFLSGQPPLLDQIIKSVAKAAPGLLKVNGGPGLVDPYQLLNPANLGWAAVIAGAVTVFTALGWISGVRDGVRAMMQLGPRRINPALLIVRDAATLLLLGAALVVSAGASLVFGTAADWVAGLLRLDPLLARPLATSVTIVVPLLLGWGTALIMFRVAAGLKLSRRALLEGTILAAAGTTVLQIFSTQLLASAGRNPILAPFAIIIGLLIWFNLVSQVYLVSAAWSAVREGDLSAAPAAKTTGWGARQVQPGKTPAEPRERRRASVAIFRRRGTDQTTPK; encoded by the coding sequence TTGGCACCGAACCTGACGACCAGCGCCGGGGACCGGCAGACGCAGCAGGCGGCCGCTAAGCCGCCCCTGCCCACCGACCTGGCCGGGCTGAAACTCGAAGTTATCCGCAAACAGGTCGAGCTGGGAAAAGCCCGTCGCTCCGGCGGGGGACCGGTACCGGCGATGGCGAAAGTGCCGTTACTGCTTGCCCGGCTCAATACGCTCCGGCCGCTGCGCGCCTTCCAGCACTACAACCTGCAGCGCGGCCCGCTGATGAGTGCCGGCATCGGCTTCCGTATGTTCTTTTCGATCACCGGTCTGCTGGCGACCGGATTTTCGCTGGCCGGCCTGTTCCTGAGCGGGCAGCCCCCGCTGCTGGACCAGATCATCAAGAGCGTGGCCAAAGCGGCGCCCGGCCTGCTGAAAGTCAACGGCGGCCCGGGGCTGGTTGATCCCTACCAGCTGCTCAACCCCGCCAACCTCGGCTGGGCCGCCGTGATTGCCGGCGCGGTGACCGTTTTCACCGCCCTGGGCTGGATCAGCGGTGTGCGTGACGGAGTCCGCGCCATGATGCAACTCGGTCCGCGCAGGATCAACCCGGCCCTGCTGATCGTTCGCGACGCTGCCACCTTGTTGCTGCTCGGCGCGGCGCTGGTGGTCAGCGCTGGCGCCTCTCTGGTGTTCGGCACCGCCGCGGACTGGGTGGCGGGGCTGTTGCGCCTCGATCCGCTGCTCGCCCGCCCGCTGGCGACGTCAGTGACGATTGTGGTGCCGCTGCTGCTGGGCTGGGGAACGGCGCTGATCATGTTCCGGGTGGCGGCCGGGCTCAAACTGAGCCGCCGCGCGCTCCTGGAAGGAACCATTCTCGCCGCCGCCGGGACCACGGTGCTGCAGATCTTCAGCACGCAACTGCTCGCCAGCGCCGGCCGGAACCCGATCCTGGCCCCGTTCGCCATCATCATCGGCCTGCTGATCTGGTTCAACCTGGTCAGTCAGGTGTACCTCGTCTCGGCTGCCTGGTCCGCGGTGCGTGAAGGGGACCTGTCGGCCGCGCCCGCCGCCAAGACGACGGGCTGGGGTGCCCGGCAGGTCCAGCCCGGAAAGACCCCTGCCGAACCGCGGGAGCGCCGCCGCGCGTCGGTCGCTATCTTCCGGCGTCGAGGTACTGATCAGACCACGCCGAAATAA
- a CDS encoding 2'-5' RNA ligase family protein, with translation MPSASKVTASDTGRAAYHGPRTAAAGAPRKDAATGNGQSQEDGISIGIILGFPPKVADELRRWRASFGDPLAATVPAHITLVTTTMTQDWEATCAHVREVARRQEPFTVTIAGTGSFRPVSPVVFLKVEAGFGECVSLHRQLQTGPLERELPFAYHPHVTVAHDVAPESLDEAETVLKNYRASFPVASMGLYEHDDNGIWQLREELHFGTEPDDQRRGPADAAGGR, from the coding sequence ATGCCGTCCGCCAGCAAAGTCACCGCAAGCGACACCGGGCGTGCCGCCTACCATGGCCCGCGCACGGCTGCCGCCGGGGCACCGCGCAAAGACGCAGCAACGGGAAACGGGCAGTCGCAGGAGGATGGCATCAGCATCGGCATCATCCTGGGCTTTCCGCCGAAGGTCGCTGACGAGCTGCGGCGCTGGCGTGCCTCCTTCGGGGACCCCCTGGCGGCGACGGTGCCGGCGCACATCACGCTCGTGACCACCACCATGACCCAGGACTGGGAGGCAACCTGCGCTCATGTGCGGGAGGTGGCGCGGCGGCAGGAGCCTTTTACCGTCACCATCGCGGGCACCGGTTCCTTCCGGCCGGTTTCGCCGGTGGTCTTCCTGAAAGTCGAGGCAGGCTTCGGCGAATGCGTCAGTCTGCACCGGCAGCTCCAGACCGGGCCGCTGGAACGGGAACTGCCGTTCGCCTACCACCCCCACGTCACAGTGGCCCACGACGTTGCCCCGGAAAGCCTGGATGAGGCCGAAACGGTGTTGAAGAATTACAGGGCCAGCTTCCCAGTGGCTAGCATGGGACTTTACGAGCACGATGACAACGGCATCTGGCAGCTACGGGAAGAGCTACACTTTGGCACCGAACCTGACGACCAGCGCCGGGGACCGGCAGACGCAGCAGGCGGCCGCTAA
- the trpS gene encoding tryptophan--tRNA ligase: MTSPLTAPTVSGTAAASSDAALSAAAGIPAAAGTRHRILSGMQPSADSLHLGNYLGALVNWVRMQDEYDAVFFIPDLHAITVPQDPAELAHRTRVTAAQYIAGGVDVDKCTLFVQSQVPEHAQLAWVLNCITGFGEASRMTQFKDKALKQGSDQASVGLFTYPILQAADILLYQPQGVPVGEDQRQHVELSRDLAQRFNSRFGETFTVPQPFIQKESAKIYDLQNPTAKMSKSAESPAGLINLLDDPKVIAKRIKSAVTDAETEIRFDREAKPGVSNLLTIYSAITGRSVDQLVAAYEGKMYGHLKVDLAEVVTAHLSPIRDRANELLADPAELDRLLAVGADKAREIASVTLSEVYARVGFLPYAGARGGH; the protein is encoded by the coding sequence ATGACCTCTCCTCTCACCGCGCCGACCGTCTCCGGGACGGCCGCCGCCTCCTCCGACGCCGCCCTGTCGGCTGCCGCCGGGATCCCGGCAGCGGCCGGTACCCGGCACCGCATCCTGTCCGGCATGCAGCCCTCGGCAGACTCCCTGCACCTCGGCAACTACCTCGGCGCCCTGGTGAACTGGGTCCGGATGCAGGACGAATACGACGCCGTCTTCTTCATCCCGGATCTGCACGCCATCACCGTCCCGCAGGACCCGGCGGAGCTCGCGCACCGGACCCGGGTCACCGCCGCCCAGTACATCGCCGGCGGCGTCGACGTGGACAAGTGCACCCTGTTCGTGCAATCCCAGGTCCCCGAACACGCCCAGCTGGCCTGGGTGCTCAACTGCATCACCGGCTTCGGTGAAGCGTCCCGGATGACCCAGTTCAAGGACAAAGCCCTCAAGCAGGGCTCCGATCAGGCCAGCGTCGGGCTGTTCACGTACCCGATCCTGCAGGCCGCGGACATCCTCCTGTACCAGCCGCAGGGCGTGCCGGTCGGTGAGGACCAGCGCCAGCACGTGGAACTAAGCCGCGACCTTGCCCAGCGGTTCAACTCCCGCTTCGGCGAGACGTTCACGGTGCCGCAGCCCTTCATCCAGAAGGAGTCGGCCAAGATCTATGACCTGCAGAACCCGACGGCGAAGATGTCGAAGTCCGCGGAATCACCGGCCGGCCTGATCAACCTGCTGGATGACCCCAAGGTGATCGCCAAACGGATTAAGTCCGCAGTGACCGACGCGGAGACCGAGATCCGCTTCGACCGTGAAGCGAAGCCCGGCGTGTCCAACCTGCTGACGATTTATTCGGCGATCACCGGTCGGAGCGTGGACCAGCTTGTCGCGGCGTACGAGGGGAAGATGTACGGCCACCTCAAGGTCGACCTGGCCGAGGTCGTAACAGCGCACCTTTCGCCGATCCGCGACCGGGCCAACGAACTGCTGGCCGACCCGGCAGAACTGGACCGGCTGCTGGCAGTTGGTGCAGACAAAGCCCGGGAGATCGCCTCGGTCACACTCTCGGAGGTCTACGCCAGGGTCGGGTTCCTGCCCTACGCCGGAGCACGGGGAGGCCACTAG
- a CDS encoding exodeoxyribonuclease III, with amino-acid sequence MSSALKKDHLRIASVNVNGLRAAYKKGMAEWLAPRDVDILCLQEVRAPDAIVRELLGEGWHILHAEAEAKGRAGVAIASRTEPVATRSCIGDAYFTTAGRWVEADYIVRDAAGEASTLTVASAYVHSGEVGTPKQDDKFRFLDVISTRLPELAKHSDHALVVGDLNVGHTELDIKNWKGNVKSAGFLPEERAYFDRFFGEEIGWRDVHRGLAGNVNGPYTWWSQRGKAFDNDAGWRLDYHLATPALAAAAVSAVVDRAPSWDTRFSDHAPLVVDYRL; translated from the coding sequence GTGAGCTCGGCATTGAAGAAGGACCACCTTCGCATCGCATCGGTCAACGTCAACGGCCTTCGCGCCGCCTACAAAAAGGGCATGGCGGAATGGCTGGCACCGCGCGACGTGGACATCCTCTGCCTGCAGGAGGTACGCGCCCCCGATGCGATCGTCCGCGAACTGCTCGGCGAGGGCTGGCACATCCTGCACGCCGAGGCCGAAGCCAAGGGCCGCGCCGGCGTGGCGATCGCCTCCCGCACCGAACCTGTTGCCACCCGGTCCTGCATCGGGGACGCCTACTTCACCACCGCCGGGCGTTGGGTGGAGGCTGACTATATTGTCCGCGACGCCGCCGGCGAGGCCTCGACGCTGACGGTGGCGAGTGCCTACGTGCACTCCGGCGAGGTCGGCACTCCGAAGCAGGACGACAAGTTCCGCTTCCTCGACGTGATCAGCACCCGGCTGCCGGAACTGGCCAAGCACAGCGACCATGCGCTGGTAGTGGGCGACCTCAACGTCGGCCACACCGAGCTGGACATCAAGAACTGGAAGGGCAACGTCAAAAGCGCCGGCTTCCTGCCTGAGGAACGCGCCTACTTTGACCGCTTTTTCGGCGAGGAAATCGGTTGGAGGGATGTACACAGGGGCCTGGCGGGTAACGTCAACGGCCCCTACACCTGGTGGTCGCAGCGAGGGAAGGCCTTCGACAACGACGCCGGGTGGCGCCTTGACTACCACCTGGCTACGCCCGCGCTTGCCGCCGCGGCGGTGTCGGCCGTTGTTGACCGTGCGCCGTCCTGGGACACCCGCTTCTCCGACCACGCCCCGCTGGTAGTGGACTACCGGCTCTAG
- a CDS encoding ABC transporter permease, with protein MSTLAGHQDAGRFDAAGRSVTEAARNRRFGPLYSRNVRAVVARGLMATKSGNWMVMLSGFFEPVLYLISMGVGLGAIVGAVQGPGGQQISYAAYIAPALLAVSAMNGAVYDSTWNVFFKMNFAKLYQGMLYTSLGPIDVAMGEIFLALLRGAMYATGFTAVMGLMGLLTTPWAVLMIPAAVLIAFGFASFGMGITSFMKTFQQMDWINFVMLPMFLFSATFYPLSVYPQWIQWLIQAMPLWHGVELLRQISVGAFTPATVVHIGYYLVMIVLGVALTTGRLRGLFLK; from the coding sequence ATGAGCACGCTCGCCGGACACCAGGATGCCGGACGTTTCGACGCCGCCGGCCGCAGCGTTACCGAGGCGGCCCGCAACCGCCGCTTCGGCCCGCTCTACTCCCGCAACGTCCGGGCCGTCGTCGCCCGCGGGCTGATGGCGACCAAGAGCGGCAACTGGATGGTCATGCTCTCCGGCTTCTTCGAACCGGTGCTCTACCTGATCTCCATGGGCGTGGGCCTCGGCGCGATCGTGGGAGCGGTGCAGGGCCCCGGCGGCCAGCAGATCTCCTACGCGGCCTACATCGCCCCGGCGCTGCTGGCGGTCTCGGCGATGAACGGCGCGGTCTACGACTCAACTTGGAACGTCTTTTTCAAGATGAACTTCGCCAAGCTCTACCAGGGAATGCTGTACACCTCGCTGGGCCCGATCGACGTCGCGATGGGCGAGATCTTCCTCGCCCTGCTGCGCGGGGCCATGTACGCCACCGGGTTCACCGCCGTGATGGGGCTGATGGGGCTGCTCACCACGCCGTGGGCGGTCCTGATGATCCCGGCCGCGGTGCTGATCGCGTTCGGCTTCGCGAGCTTCGGCATGGGCATCACCAGCTTCATGAAGACGTTCCAGCAGATGGACTGGATCAACTTCGTGATGCTGCCGATGTTCCTCTTCAGCGCCACCTTCTACCCGCTGAGTGTGTACCCGCAGTGGATCCAATGGCTGATCCAGGCGATGCCGCTCTGGCACGGCGTGGAGCTGCTGCGGCAGATCAGCGTGGGTGCGTTCACCCCGGCCACCGTCGTCCACATCGGCTACTACCTCGTCATGATCGTCCTCGGTGTGGCGCTCACCACCGGCCGGCTCCGCGGGTTGTTTCTGAAGTAA